The genomic window CATCTCACGGATATTATCATATTCCACCGCCGAGCTGTCGCACAAAGCTATTTCTACTCAAAAAGTTTCTAAAAAACATGATTTTATCTTTAGACAAGAAAGAGTATCTAATTAGATCTCTTTGTTTCGCTAGAAGTGAAATAGGCAAAAACACTAATGAAGGTAGTACTACAGAATACTTACAAAAGTTTAATCCTATAGATGAAATAGTTACATCCAAAAAGTTGCTTGAGGAATTATTTGGTACACGAATTATAACCTATATTTATCCCGGTGGAAACTACACAGAGGAACTTATCTCTCTCGTCAGTAAGTACTATAATTTCGCAAGAACAACTGACGAAGGATGGAATGTTATAGGTGATCTGTACAAAGAACCAAATAAATTTCTACTTAAAAGTATTTCCATAAGTCGATATACCAACTTTCTTAAACTCGAAAAAAGATATGAAAAGATGAAAAATGAAGAACGAGCGGAGGAAATAATTGTTATTGAAACTTATCATGATTTTACGTATAAGATGCCGAGAAGATTGTATCAAATCAATTTCAATGTTTTTAAGCAACACTATAATAAGCTCAGAAATATAGGTGAACTAACAACATTTAGAACCTTAAAGAAGTGAGGATTATGTGGGAATGTTACGCAAAGAAGGTTCCATATTTTCTCGACTTGTCGATTCCAGATATGCTGAAAAATCTACTAAAGGAGTTAAATAAGAGAAGAACATATTCTCTAATCGATTTGGGATGTGGAGATGGAAGATTTCTTTATGCCTTGTATAAGCAAGGATTATTGAAGAATGCTACCCGAGTTGTTGGGGTTGATATTTCTGAAGAAAGGATAAGAAGATTAAAGAAACTTTGTCCATTCGCTGAAGGTATTGTTGCAGATGTAACCGATCTAAGTCAAATACCAGATAACTCGTTCGATGTAGCAATATCTAATCAAGTGATAGAACACGTTCCCGATGATTCCAAAATGCTCAAAGAAATTAGAAAAATCCTTAAGCCAAATGGATTGTTATATATTTCAACTGTAATTAAGAAATGGTATGGTTTTTGGATTTATTGGAAAAATGGGTTTAAGTTAGATCCAACTCACGTAAGAGAGTATATGTCTGAAGAAGAATTTTTAAACCTTTTAGAGAATAACGGTTTTATGGTGAAGGAATTTAAAACGAGTCCAATAAGATATCCTATCATGGACTTAATTTTAAGAGGTTTAATAAAACTC from Methanocaldococcus villosus KIN24-T80 includes these protein-coding regions:
- a CDS encoding class I SAM-dependent methyltransferase, whose protein sequence is MWECYAKKVPYFLDLSIPDMLKNLLKELNKRRTYSLIDLGCGDGRFLYALYKQGLLKNATRVVGVDISEERIRRLKKLCPFAEGIVADVTDLSQIPDNSFDVAISNQVIEHVPDDSKMLKEIRKILKPNGLLYISTVIKKWYGFWIYWKNGFKLDPTHVREYMSEEEFLNLLENNGFMVKEFKTSPIRYPIMDLILRGLIKLNIIKPDPAFYQKYKLISKLKKLKLKVIGYKSIEVVAEVKK
- a CDS encoding polysaccharide deacetylase family protein; amino-acid sequence: MKFIITIDDAEKETMNILLRENIDIPVVIGVPVGLLGKSLGDRNIASIDLIRDLIMNNSTIELASHGYYHIPPPSCRTKLFLLKKFLKNMILSLDKKEYLIRSLCFARSEIGKNTNEGSTTEYLQKFNPIDEIVTSKKLLEELFGTRIITYIYPGGNYTEELISLVSKYYNFARTTDEGWNVIGDLYKEPNKFLLKSISISRYTNFLKLEKRYEKMKNEERAEEIIVIETYHDFTYKMPRRLYQINFNVFKQHYNKLRNIGELTTFRTLKK